The genomic segment GGGGCAAACAATCATATCATACTTGCCACTATGCAGGCTGTtgaatgtatggccacctttaggaagaACTTAGCATGTAGCTGCTGCACACTTGTAGAAGGGAAACCGAGCAGAAATATGGCAACTTCTTATTCACTCTCAAGTGCTGCCTTAATAGATATTAAAAGATTATTGGAAAATGCACTCACGCGGGTGGACTGTCCCCACAGAACTTCCCGATTCTTTTGGCATCATTGATTTCTCCACCATTGAATACCGCCACGTAATCATATCGGCAATAATTGTCTCTTTCTACATCAAACTTTTCAAACTTCAGTTCTATGACCTTAAACGGGACAGGCAAAATAGCAGATTTCAGGGTCTCTTGGTCATTAGATTTACTTTAGCCTAGTAACAAAGCAACATCAAACAGACATCATTTAGAAATCTCAAAGGTAACAAAATATATGCcctacataaatatatgtatatatttggtaAAGGTACAACTGTGTAAGGCTAGTTGGGAAAAACCTGTGCAATCCATACAAAAAGTAGGGCAAAGTAATGTGGAAATTAGTAGCAATCTACTACTTTTTAGGATTATCATCAGCTTTATTTGACATAAATGTATCTGATATGATCAGTGTTAGAAATCTTAGCTCACCTGATGTTTGGGGGCAACAATATGCCAAGAGCAGGTGACTCCTGCTGGGTAATCCCTCTCTGGCCAATTGGGAGTTTGAAAGGATCCAGAAGGCTTATCCAGTCGCCCTCCACAGTACTGATCGCCTGCAATTCCATATTAACATAAGACAAGTCTTGATATTCCCAGAGtcaaaattataattataatatcagAAATTAGTTGGACATAATGATCCAGTGTATATAAGTGAGAAGGAAAAGGCATACCtctctcattgggttctgcagcAGAAAACACAGCAATGAAACCATTTCCAGCAGTGTTTGCATCAGAAATCATTTGGACCAGCATCTTGTTACTGTTAGATACGAGAGCGCCAGGCCTAAAGGTGCCACAGAAGCGCCCAATGCGATGCACATTGGAATGGCCATTATATACATCTACAAAGTCATAGCGGCACAAGTTGTCACTCTCCAAGTCGATGAAGCGAAATGACAGGACAACCACCTTGCCCTCGGGTACCTGTGAAAACAGTTATGTTATGACAGGTCCAGCATAAGAATAGAACACTATTGTATTAGAACATGGCACATACATCAGTGAAGAGCAAACCTGCATATGAGGATTAACTGGTAGAAACTAGTGGGCCCCTGGCTAGTATGGCTCCATCCTATGCATTCCCTTCTTCTATTCTGCTCTGCATTACAATACAATTCAATGCAATACAGTGCTCACTTCAAATAATACGCTATGGTACATCAAAAATGTGTTTATCCTAAAGTTAAGTGGGACCCAAAAATTAGTTTGccatggggcccagtaacatctaattaCATAACtgcttcttttctttcttttctctttctttctgctTCTCTTTGCACggcttctttttttctgtttctacaATATGCCTTGTCAGCATAGCAAACAATGAAGTTTCTATAAGTTGTGCCCTTACATCCAAAGGGGCAGTAACATTTTTCTAAGATAGGGCTTGTTGCATAATGTGACACTGTACAGTGTAGCTAATCATATCCTTTACTTGGCTACAtttcaaaatgtatataaaagagCAGTTTGTGCATAAACGTGTGGGAATTATGTCCGCGACAGTCACTCTGCCGTCCAGTCAGAGAATACAGTAGCCGTGGCATGACATTCAGTCACTCAGTAGCCAACAGGGACAGATTGTCACTTAGAGAATATGGTCCTATTTTtacacagcttgaatggctgtatTCAGAATAGAGCTTGTCAGAAAGGAGCAGatgccatatatactgtatatgtgctagTGCTATACCTGCGTCTGTTTAGCTCAGGCATTTTACAAGCTCAGGGCTTTACAAAGCTGCCCAGATTCCTCACCATCTAATCCAgccaggggtgctgggagtttatCACTGATATAAATCAGATTGCCTCAGTATTGTTCTCCTGCCGTCCCCCAGCCTCCTTCATTGCCATATGTGCTGAACTCTGGCTGTTGTCTCAATGCTCTGTTTTTATTATTGCCCAACTGCATTTTATTGCTTTACAAGTACATAAAATAGCTGCTATTACTGATGTATTGGGAATAAGCAAAATGCTACTATTGAAAACACATTAGCTAATGTTTTGTGAAACTGggagcatatttgtgatattacACGACAGTCTGGCAAGGGAATTTTATAGCAAAACACAGCAATCAGCTAAAGCAGAAATAAACAAGCAACAGAAATACCCTTCTGAGGCTCACTGGATTACAGACaataaaggacaatgaaagtcaACAACCTGGTTGGGTGAAAATATATAACTCACTCCCCAATGAGTCCAGTTGCTAACCTTACTGCTACTTGAAGGCATGGCAGTGCTATCTTGCCTGCTTTTCTGAGTGTTCAATTTAGCTGCATGCATTACAGTACTTACTGATTCTTGCACATTGCACTGCATAGTAGAGACGTGCATGTTCCAAATACTGGGGAGAACAGCACAATGCTGCCTGTTCACATTATTAAGAGGAGAGAAACCAATGCAGGATTCAGCAACTGGGGTCATTGTGTGTGGGGGCCCTCAAAGATGTTAGTTTGTCTTTGCCCCTAGACAGGTACTCCATACCTCATAGACCTCAAACTATATTCTTCTCTGGCCACATACTCTCAGGCTTTGTTTGTGAAGCTATTCTGATAATACATAATGTACTGCTTCTCATGTCTCAATAGTCACGTTCAAGATTTACACAATTTAAGCAGAAACAGCTGTTTATCAAtagaaagaagagagaagaaTTTAACCTTGTAAGTAAATCTGTTGCAAGTtcagaataaatatttacattatatgttTTCTTTAAAGTGATATTAACATTTTAAAGCAACAGCAGcgccagacaaaaaaaaaaataaattgccctTAGCCATGCTGgtaggtttaaaaaaatgtttattaaactcAGCAAAGATCTAACAATTCACtatagcaatttacatttttactttgaATTGTGCCAGAGGGCTGCTGTTTCTCCGATACACAGGCTTTAAGACTTGACAGCAAAGGAATGCACCTTCCATATAGAGCTGAGCATAGATCCTAGCCTGTGCGTTGGTGGAAGTCCCATCAGCTGACAGAAGTAAGTAGCCCATTCTACATCAGTGGTTTCCAACTAAGGGGCTGCCCTGGAGCAGCGCTTCGGTTTCTTAGCCTAAAGTACAGTTGAGCTGAGATTTGGGGAAAATTCATATTTGCTCTTTAGATATTCCTATTAAGTGAATAGGAATTTGGGGGTGAGCACTTATTTGTTGTTCTATATATTGTTGAAACTATAGTTGAACTGAtggttttcatatatctgtaaccttgctatgaGCTAAAAGAGGGCCTTCAGAAACTGTTGAACCTCTAGCggggcttgaaccaaaaaaaagtccaacaaccacaGCTCCACATGGAAGAGTGTCATTATTCACTTGAGCCCAAGAAGCTGGATTTGCAgttaaataaaagagaataaaaatcTCATTGTTCTCCAAACATATAAAATAACCAAAAAGAACTCTGTGATCATTTCCTATCATAAAGAGTTGCCCATGGGGGCCTGTTGTTAGAAGGTTGATCCTCGGGGCCCTCCTCTTCCACCCATCTCTTTGACTTTAGAGCAAatcaagaaaatgtaaaaaagatcATTGCTGTCCTTAGGTGCCATATATATACACCCTCTGCTAGCAGTCAGAAATTGCAGGAGGGGCCTtctttataataatttttattatcatgtatttaaaaaaagccaACATATTAATTGTCTAAGTTCTTAATTCACCTCTGTTGCTGGCAAGCAAAACAACCTACACATATTCATATTTATACGGTATACAAGGAGCTGCTCCACTACATAGTGAGGCATTCTTCAGAGatggcaatatggcagctctcacaGAAATATGAGGAAAAGGAATGGTCTGTGAAAGAAATAAATGatgccttttttttaatggaaaacaaGTGGAAGACAAAACCCTAGATATAAACAGGATATTTTCTAAGTGGACAGGAACATAAATCTTGGAAGCTGATGGGCAGCTTGGCAGAATGATAAGAACAGAAACCAGGAAGCTCTCTGCCACtcgaaaaaaaaagtaatttcagtcatttttgttacttatttattGGCAGAAATTGCTGTTAATTTTACTGTCGAATAGCTTAGTGGCTGGGAGAGTTTCTAAACACAAAACAGATTGTCATAGGAACTGAAGGCAGTTTTGCATACTTGTAGACCTCCTGAGAGTAGAAGCATTCGTTTATCACAAACCTGGATCTGTCTGGAATGTTCTTGCAGTTAAAAACAAGTTTATAACCTTTGCAATAATCTCTGTGATCTTACGGAGCATGGATATTTATTGCATGTATACAGACTCATCATGCATTGGATTTTAGCTATACAGATGACAGCAACAGGAGAAGTGATGCAAATAAATGCTCACTCAGGAGGAAAGGTGTCAATTGTCTTTATACTTTTTCCTGCCTTGGTGTGACATTGTAAATATTTAAGGCGTTTGCTTTTTTGGGTTTAGCATCAATTCATCTGATATATATTGTCTAAAaaacagggttgccacctggttggCATTTTACCAGCCTGGGCGATATAAGTAAGGATTAATGCCAATGATACTAATAGGCAAAAAAGATAACATGAAGATCGGTTTGTTTTTCAGAAAGGGCTAAGACACACGGAGCTCcatagtagcagatacttgtcactGCAATAATGacaattgcctctgataaaactcacatagagacaattatcagtaaattatcagtgGCGACTACACtaaggagcagtggggagagatccccattgctccgtatgggagcaaaatttctgTGTGGcgaggcggcatgccgcccctaaattaatgccgccctaggcctgggcctttgcggcctcaccacaaatctgggcctgagtagctcccttagaccgattcagcagcttatcggcccgtgaaggggcacaaacgatgggcctgTCCGACgtacatctggcctgaaatcgggctgatatcgatcgggcaggttaaaaaatgtattcattttgggggccacatcggctcgttgatgcggtcctcaaccAATTGCGCCTATTACTggtgttttaatttgatcgtttggccccagggccaatcgaccgaattagcctggattcacctgatatcgcccacccataggtataGTGAGAAGAtctgcttggcgacctcaccaggcgagcggatcttaacatgtatggccaccttaaaagttaACATTTCTATCTGAATTAGCAAATTTAATGGAACCCAGAGCACCCAATCACTATTCACTGCTATATGGCAGTTAGAATAACAAAAACAGCATCTGACTGAGTGTTGTGAATTAGTGCCCTAATGTTACTCTGCCCATGTTACCACTCAAATCGATATTGTTACAGTGAAAGAAGTAAATAAAAGACAGTTTCAGTTTTTGTGATAAATATGAGCCAATACATAAAGCAGCGTCTGGTTTTATCATGTAAAAAATGTACTAATGAAAATCACAAGCCTTGTTTTACCTTTGTTTCCCCAATTCTGTTTTCACTTCTCTGTGCCATTAGCCACAGACGAATGCGACTTAGTTCTCATAGGAAATTGATCCAGTAAGGAATAACTAGACCTACCGTGATTTTCCACGTACATTTGCTGTTTGGAGGGTAAACTCCAGGGAATCCCTCGCTTCCTAGCACCCCAGTATCACCAGTCAGATTTCCCCCGCATGTGAAAGTCTGCCTAGAACAAGAGAAAGCAGATTTATGGCAAGTCACAGACAAGGACCTCACTTGTACGGTTACATATTTTGCACTCACATGTCACTGAATTACCAAGTGCTCTGAATTCTGCTAGGCTCCTTCTACATAATTGATGGTGTTTAAATATTACCACTCCTATCTGAATGATTGTACTGTATCATTAATTACAGGGAGTTAGATTAGTATCATATCTACTGTATGTTATCTATGTCATATCTAATTCTTCTAATCTGAAATAGTGCCATTTAGCCTTTTGTTATTCCTTCTTTCAAATATGGATAAACAGACAGATATAAAGATAGGTAGAAAGTGAGATATGTACATAGACAGATGGGTAAatatgtagatagatgatagatagatagatagatagatagatagatagatagatagatagatgatagatagatagatgattgttAGATATCTTTGCCCAAGTTGGACACCCAAGCACTGGACCAAATCCAGACATGATTACgtctgatttttggccagatttcAGTCGGACAGACTGTCCTAATTGTCCAATACGCAGGCCAATAAATTGTTGACTGGAGAGGTAgtatttattggcctgtgtatggcctactcaaacaataaatggggtaaaagttacacattaatacattttattggttTCACAAATGTAGGCAACTTCAAgaatataaaacaataattatataTTGGTTTCCCTtaactactttttatttttactttagtaCATtttactggttttccctttcacAGTACTAGGCAATCTGTCTTTGAATTACCTAATATAGCTAATCTCTCTCTTGCTGCTGACAATTTCCAAGATTCCCTTTACTTTCAGAACATTACCTCAGTCTTTATGATTAAAACTTCTAAACTAGGTCAGCATTTGTCTCATCAAATTAGTTAGGAGAACTAGTTACACATTCCTACCAGACCATTTAATCAGTAAACATGCACAGGAACTTATAAAGTGCATTTAAAGCGTCAATTAGCTTAGCACAGAAAAATGTTTCTGCAACTGAAAAAAAGGGCTAAGGCATAAACctccctatgtaataaaaggcacaaagttttcccagatgcagtaacccatagcaaacaaggTGGCAATAACATGTGCTGTATACTAAAGTAATGCTTGACTAAAAGAGGGTAAGCTTCTTTAAAGAAACGTGTTTTTTTAGATTGTTTAGAGACAGAGAGATTGGATGAAAGTTGGATGGAACGTTGGAATAAATGCCAGAGAAGGTGGGAGCCAAAGCAAAGTCctgaatgtgtgtatgtgaagAGGTAATAAGTGAGGGGCAGATTTGTAAAAGAGCGTAACACGCACTTTGTCAAGTTCATGAAAATAAGTTCAGACATGTAGGGTGGAGCAGTTTTTGACCTGCTTTGAATGCCAGGGTAATATTAGTCtaactggttttatttttttatggactggagaggtgaCTATGGAGTCTGTGGAGGTGAAGTTCAGTTAAGAGAGTTGCAGCAAACAATACATTGAATGATGAGATTAATCAGAATTTTGAGGAATCTTGTATTGCCAGTATAGAGGTGGTATAGACAGAACTGTTAATCCAACAAATGTTGTCAGGTGTTACTCGATTTTGGCCCTTGCCGCAGTTTTCCATCATTATACCTAATTCCCCCTTTTTATATGCTCTCTGCATATATTTCCATAATGCATGTGCAGTAAGCGCCCATTGGCATCACCATTGATGTGTATATGCAGGGGGCATTCAGGGGCTTCAGCAGTGCAAGTGCAAATGCGCAGTGACGTTACTTCTGGCTACGCACGTGTGCAGTGATGTAACGGGAAGTGACACAAAGAAATTTCGGCAGGGCGCTGAGTGCAAGAACATGGTTGCTGCAGGTTGCACATTGCCTTCCACATGAGGAACGACCCTTTATGTCACCAACATAATACTGTTGGTCATACTGTTGTCAGAAAAAAGAACTAAGAAAGTTCAGAAATTACAGGTGAGAAAGACTGTCATTTGCAGATGggacattttttatagtttttgaattacttgccttctacatctttccagctttaagAAAAAGGGTCAGCTGCCAAAAGTACCTCAGTACTAAATCCAAAAGAGAAGCCAGAGTTGCAGGGCTTAAACTGTAGCACAGAAGTTCTAGCCTAAACACCTACTCAGTGCTTGACATGCTTGAAGCACTTTAGCAAGGGGTGTGGATTATACCCTATATATTATTTAGAGAATTTAGTTTAGTCTTAACCATTCCATAAATTCTGATTTTGTCAGACTTCCTCTTCTGTGGAAAGGTGCTGATGCATTGCCAATGCTTTAAAAAGGGTTTGTGGTCTCACCTTGCAATTATAGGCGTGTAGGTTGGACATCTGTAATGGTAAAGTTATTTGGAGGTTTATCAAAAGATCACATTTAATATTATGTCCTGAAGATAGGCATTAAAAGTCTTAATCAGCGTGGGTTTATGAAGGATAGATCAGGTCATATGATGTTAGAAGTAGGAGGTGAAACAGTGGTCTCTTGCCAAAACTTCTGATACAGTGCcacaaaaatgtttgctttttaaatgaaGGTCTTCTGGTCCTGATGGTGTTATTTGTACATGGATTGGGAACTGGCTGAAGGCGTGTGTATCACTATGTCATGCTCTAGTTGTATGAAGTTTCTGTGTGGTGTGTTTCgtggttctgtactgggtccactttctTTAATCTGTTCATTAATGCTTTGCAGGAAGGTGATGAAATCAGGGTATCTGGCTTGCAAGCAATTATGGAATCCATTTCAAATGTTATCCTTATAGGGGGTCTAAACAAGCTGGCAATCCAGGCAGCAAAGTATGAGATTCAGTGCTGATAAATATAGTTATGCACTTGGAAtgtaaatatattaaaggagaaggaaaggcaaaatatataaataataccaTTCAATAGTGCTACTGCAGTTAATGAAAAAAGCTATAGTTTTGGCTCTCTTATAGCAAGAATTACTTAGTTAAACTTACTTCAAAGTTTAACTTGCTGTaatgaatggcgccgccatcttggaagtggtatgcccacttccttttcTTCAGCACACTACACTGTGCATGCGCAACAGTGCAGATGGATGCAagccaaaattaaatatattattgaATCCAAGACTGACCAATCCGCAGCAG from the Xenopus tropicalis strain Nigerian chromosome 5, UCB_Xtro_10.0, whole genome shotgun sequence genome contains:
- the pcolce2 gene encoding procollagen C-endopeptidase enhancer 2 precursor; this encodes MSWFLGSLLLLLLLILLPYGIPGQQLNERQTFTCGGNLTGDTGVLGSEGFPGVYPPNSKCTWKITVPEGKVVVLSFRFIDLESDNLCRYDFVDVYNGHSNVHRIGRFCGTFRPGALVSNSNKMLVQMISDANTAGNGFIAVFSAAEPNERGDQYCGGRLDKPSGSFQTPNWPERDYPAGVTCSWHIVAPKHQVIELKFEKFDVERDNYCRYDYVAVFNGGEINDAKRIGKFCGDSPPAPIVSERNELLIQFLSDLSLTADGFKAHYRFRPKKLPTTTVSPITTPAATTPSLKPTLALCQQKCKRTGTLESNYCSSNFVITGTIITTVSRSGSVYATISIINVYKEGTLAIQQAGKNMSAKITVVCKQCPMVRRGLNYIIMGQVDEDGRAKVLPSSYVMTFKTKNQKILNTLKNKRC